TCAGCCATCACTGCTCCAGATTGGGCAGCACTTCCTGACTACAGTGAGCACCATCTGCAACAAAGAGCTGTGCTAGCTGACAACGGGGTCTTATTGGTAGCAACAGCTCCATTGTTTACTGGCTAAGGGAGCTGGAGCTATTCCCCTGCTCCCTTGACTTGCTAGATCCACAGGGCCACATGCAACCATGTGGGCGCACAAACTAGTTAATCCACATCTGCACCTGCTGTTTCTACTGCTGCTGCAAGCTAGGCCTGAATCACCACCCCCAGCATTTAATCTCTGGCTCTTTTCCTGCCCTTCTTGGGTCTGACCACTAAGCTCTTGAGGACACTTTCCTTGAGGGCCCTTTTATTGTACCAATTTTCAATGgctacaaaggaaaaataaatcctttcCTCCTCTGGAGCTTGTAGTAGAATTCAGCAGACAGAGAAGGACTTTGTTTGGgacatgcagtgttgttgtagctgagaaactagcttgtctctctcaccaacagatgttggtccctcacccaccttgtcattgGGTTCATGATGGCTTTTACACACAAAGCCAGTTTAGTTCAAACAAGCCATTAGcttcccctgctccacccagttAAACAGATGTTCCACCTTCCACAACATCTGAAGAGACAGGCCCAGATCAccatggaagttaggcacctgagGAGGATATGGGCCTCAGTTTTTAGGTCTAGTATCTCCTCATAATAATGGAGGACAGTGCTACCGTTCCCCAGCTACGGGGATTCCTTTtgctgctgtaagctctttgcTGTTGGCTGGATCATGAAGATTCAAAGCACTGCAGGAGAGACCAACTGGAAAGTATTCTAGATATGCAGTGCAGAATGCAACGAAGCAGAATTATAAGACGTTACAGTTTGCATTCCTCCACAACAGTCCTCCCTTGTCCTCGCCATTCCAATATTCCAAGCCACCCTTCAAGCTTCTTAGTTTATCTCCATTACCATATTCCAAGTGAGCTAAAACGAATGACCACTTACTTCTCTGGGGATTCTGACACAGTTGTCATGACAGGATGGGTTGGCTTTCCAAAGAAGAAGCTAGCCCACCAGTGACCGGGGTCAGACTTAGGAAGACCTGAAAAGCAAACATACTTATGAAATAGGACAGCTAGGTACAGGCAGCTTGATTAGGAGGAGGTACAGCAGAAATAGGTACTTCCCTGATTACCATGATGGTCTTGCTACACATGCAAGCAAGAGGGCAAATTAAGAAGCTGGCACTCTGCAGTGGTGCCTCACGAAGGAGTAGAAGCCAGCTACTACAACTTCAGTTCTCTTCTATGCAGAGTCTCTATAGGGATTTTTCTGCCATTATAACCCATGGATAATGTACTTAGTTAGCACTGAGAATGTTTTTGAAGCTACACTGATGCTCTGAAGAGCTATGGAGAAGGTAGCTAGTTTTGTATTAAAACAGCGTGTTTTGAGCACAAGAGTTCCCCTctgtagggggctggggcagagagagtcCAGGCTGTAGGAGAGGTGCTTACCCGGATGGTGAGGAATAACCTCCCCAGAGTATTCAGCACTTCCACAGGAGCTGTTGCTGGAAGTGGAACCCAGACGCCCTGCGAATGAGATTGCATCCCATCAGACCAACATTCCCCTCTGCCAATATTAGATCTACTGCTGTAATGAACATCTTCACTGCAGTTAGTACATGGTTTGCCATTAACGATAAAGTATCTGCCACATTACTGCTTCTTAGGCTCAGGTACCAGTTTCCATACCAGCTAATTTCCTGTTCTGAGGATCAGCTGGTATGTGCCAGTCTTTTAATGGCATCTACCCTAGACAGTAAAAGCATGTCTGAAGGACATGTTAATCTGCCATCACACATTTGGAGATATTTTTAAGTGCTCCTTTACGAGATTTCCTGGCATGGTGTTTTAAGAATAGATTCTCTCACACCCAAAGGACAAAGAATAACCTCAAACAGGTTTCTCAGCAAACTAGGTAATTACAAGCAGCAGCAGGTTAATGCCACAGGTTGGAACAAAGGTGGTGCTACGTGGACATAACCTTCCATAACAAATTTTCCAAATGGTTTGTAACTCTCACTCAGCAAGTGGAGACAAGTAACCGAGCTTAACCCATGCTCACTTTCTTGCAAGACCGCTGTAATCCTTGTGTAGGATTCTTGGtcatggagggtgggggaaggttttggTTTGATGCACATTGGGAGTCTCCCCTTCTAGTGTGGGTGAGacagaggcctggtctatgcctaaaatttaggtcaacccagctaagTTTGCTCAGAGCTGTGAGAAATGTTGCCCCCTGAGCACCgtggttaggtcaacctaatccCCAGTacagacacagctaggtcaatggatgGATTCTTCCATCACCCGAGCTACTGCCCCAGAGAGGCATTACCTACATGGAAGGGTTTTTCCTGTCAACCAATGCGGGAAGCGTCTACCCTACGGCACTACAGCTGCCATAGCATAGACATTTCTGCATGGGAGGAACTTGCCTGACGTAGGGTAAGTCACAGCAGTTGCCACTTGGCCAAAAGGAGCTTGCTGGAGAGCAACAACGATCTGAACATAGAGGGTGCTTCATGAGACAATTTCCCCTTCTCCATCCTGCATCTCTAACAGGAGTGTGGGGAGAACACCACGAGGtacactggaattggaaaagtttcaggaaaggacaagaaaaaatgattagggggaatggaatggcttccatctgaggagaaatgattaagactgggattttttagcttggaaaagatacaactaaggggggatatgatagaggtctatacaatcgtGACTGGTGtcgagaaagtaaataaggaagtgttatctactccctctcataacacaagaactagaggccaccaaatgaagttaataggcaggaggtttaaacaaaaaaaggaaggtttttttgcacaatgcagagtcaacctgtggaactccttgccagaggatgttgtgaaggccaagactacaccAGGGTTCAAATGagaaccagataaattcatggctaatagccattgatgaccTATTCTCCAGGATCAGTGTTCCCTCATTTTtaccacccatgtgcggaatgaattttgttatgtgcaccaatatggaggtgatgtgtcacacatcaccttcatattggtgcacataacaaaatgcaTGTGGTGGCGGTGGGGCTcttgtgagagggggctcagggctggggcagaggggttgggagtgcaggagggtccagggctactgtggggagagagaggactcccccagcgctatctccccacagcagcacctgggtgggggtggagagaagaggagcctgtccctgctgcaggagctctggggctggggctgctggataggtgcccctcccccagccccagcacagcAGGCCTGCACCTTGGGTTGGCCCTGGCCACACCTGGGTCCAGGCCGCTCTAGCCATGCTGCCCCGGCCCTGATCTGGctgtggctggggccaggctgcagggtgagttggggctgggggaaggggtgcccctcccccagcaggtccctggtTGGGTTCCCTAAGCGCctaggctgctgcatggccatgtggcttacagggaacttaggccaggatgggcagggatggtgtccctagcctctgtttgccagaagctgggaatggatcatttgatgattacctgttcattccctctggagcacctggcactggccacgttggatgacaggatactgggctagacggacctttggtctgacccagcatggctggtCTCATGTTCTtaatcctcagctggtgctgtTTGGTAAAGCTTTATGGGCAGTGGAGCTATGGTAGCTCagaccacctgaggatctggccctgtactATAGGCTCATGTGGGCAGGCTGTACTTTTCTATTTACTTTGTCTTTTGCAGAAGTGCTTACTTTACACAGCGTTTAGCTAGTCACCCCCCACCCTACTGCTCCCAGGAGCTTTAAGGTAATTCTAGAGGCAGCCACTTTCAAGAAGAGGAAAATAGCCCTTAAACCACGCATTGAGAACTTATTGTTCCTTTGTTTGTATGGTAGGTCATATGGTTGAGTACATAGGATGCTGGCACAGTTAAGGGAGTGTGGCTTGTTATCTCCCTGCTGAGTAAATAAGACTCACCCCCATTCTTGGCTCTTAGCCTCTTTTCAACAAAAATGCTGCAGTGTCAGGCATTTTTTTGCATGAACAAAAAGGTGTCTGTTTAGCGCCTGGATGGATCATGTTTATTTCAGGAATGCCATGACATAGCCACTGGTGGCTACTTCTAAATTAATCCACGCTTCGGGTCCTATAAGGAGTTCTGTTGGTGATTCTTTGAAAGAAACAATCGAGAGAAATGGTACATTTGCTATGTATTGAGAAAGGATGCAGAAGCCGATGGCTTTAGCATAGGCATACAGTAAGCAAGAATAGGAGATTTTATCTGAAGCACAGATCTTTCAAGCTGGCATTTCAGGGAGTTCAGatgctcaaatcccattgaaattcagtgaggGATGAGCACCCAACTTCTTTAGGGTCCTCTTTAACTTGCATTTCCAAGGAGCCTATAAATACACTGTGGTTGGAAAGCAAACTTGACTGTTTTTGAGCAGTTCTACATGGGCATTACAAACTTCAACCAAGATAAGAGGAGAGTTCAGCGACTTATCTTCACAAGAAAGACCCACTCTACAGAAAAAGGTTTGAACTAGATAGCTCTAGTCCCCACCCACCAACACGACTGTAGTCCGGTTTGTGAGCACTCCATTTTGCACCCATTAAAGGACAGCGTAGCAGTTCTTACTTCTGTAGTAGTCATGGGTTGCCACAAGTGAGCCGCTTGATGGGATTGCTGCCATGTTACTTGATCTTAGTTCTTGTACAGATATCAACCCTGCAAGACAAAGGAGTGAGCCTTCAGAATATGGGGAGTGTCCATGACCACataccagacatgccaaacccacacaaaaaaaagtgcggaaattgggcttgtttttggcttaattggcttgtgagttgcttgttggctagtttttggcttagCTTGTTGTCTGTAGCAGCTTGTTGcttcatttatttttgattggctcccagcaagcaggggcaaggcagGAAGAGAGTCAGGgctgcacagcaggcccaccactgtcccagactgcacactggAGGGGAGGGCGAGGGGGGAGATCTAGTCACAGTGTTGGGGTTCATAAGGAGTGGCTTggtttggccttgttttgaaatgggattagcttgatttttggcttattgtgaaagtcagggtgcttatttaccatgtgaaagttggcaactgtgcatACCTGCAGAGAGCAAACAAATGTGACACAAGACTCAAAGTACCTTCTATTACCATCCTCAAGAAGCCTAAACCATGGGATAACCCAACATGCAAACAAGGaggaaataagaaaaaacaaacccGCATGCTACATGAGACATCATTCAGGCtggtttcggagtaacagccgtgttagtctgtatttgcaaaaagaaaaggagtacttgtggcaccttagagaccaaccaatttatttgagcataagctttcgtgagctacagctcaaataaattggttagtctctaagatcaTTCAGGCTGTTCCTTGATTACTGCAATAGATTCAGGATCTCAACTGTCACTTAAATTCCTAATGTACATACAGGATTTGAGTAAGTTTATCTTGCAACATTTCTGACAGCGTGCTAGTTAGAATTCACTGTTGATGTTCTGCTTTCTTGGGTCTTCAGATTGTATTAAGGGTAATTGTTTTCCTCTGTATGCATTACATACCTATAGCCCATATCACCATGGACTAACACTTTTAGCTACTAAAGTATAGTCTTAAACAGAAGCTCTTCAATAAGTCACAGGAGGAACCATCATGAGCACAACTTTTCCATTCAAAATGAGACCATCCTTGCTAGTACGTATTACCATTACTGTGAACACAGGTGCTAAACTAGGGGTGATCACACACACAAAGTCCTGGccccttgccctgaagagctaatGAAGTATGTGTGAATGACACAAGAGGGAGGTTGAGGAACACAACAATGGTGTCATGATCTGTTTTGTTTTCATCCCTATGATTTGTATATTAGTAGCAGAAATGCTTGTGCACTCATTCAACTAGACACTATGTGATTCATAGCAAATCACAGTCAGACATCACTGCTCTAACAGTGGACATCTGCAGACTACAAAGTTGTTTGATCAGCTCATTGTTTAACTTCTAACATGTGAAGAAATTACCCTACACAAGATGTCCTTTAACAGAAGGACAAAGCTCATGGATAAATTACTTGTTGATAGTTCTCACCCCTACAAATTAGTGGATAGGACTTTCCAataatcatgtttttaaaaaatgctacagTACATTTAATGTTTGGACAACCTGTGAAAGCAAGCTATAGTCACATCTCCAGAGCAGTCACCACCCAGACAAATTTCATACAGAACAGATGGCAGTATGGTGTATGTCTGTCTCCTCAGCCAAGTAGATGTGTTTACAAACACTTACAGAAATAAATGCAGGAAAAATGGCTCACTTGAAATCACTCCCATCCTTCCAAATCAGTACACCCCACACAATGGTACAGAGATAAAGCACTGGAACAGGACTCATGGGATCTTGGTTCAGTTTCtagctctaccacagacttctgGGTAACCTCAGGTGAGtcactgtgcctcaatttctcatctgtaaaatggggacagtatTTCCTTTATCCCATTTATTTACATTgcaagctctctgaggcagggacatGTGCAGCATCCAGCATAGTGGGGCTTCCACTCCCTGTTGTAACCTGGACGGgctactttattaaaaaaataaattttatggtGCTCAGTTTCCACTGCTCTTCCTCATCCGACACACACAGCCAGGCTATCATAAGTAGAAATAATGAAGGAAACAAACATGCCCATTTACTTCAATCACTCAGAGTTCTCTGCACCATCTTCAAAGTGACAGTTTACTCCTTCCTGTAAACAGAACAGTCAGCTAATTATAAGCAGCACCTCTTAATATAGGCTATTATTCACCATTAGCCGAGAAAAACAGGGTGTGAAAGTATTAATGTAGCTGGACTACAGGCCCATACTCTGGACACAATGTCAGCACTGCTGACATCAGACTTCTGCTGACCTGAGAGTAAAGTACAGCTGGCTGGGGAAAAGAAGTTTTTTGATCAAAGCTCCAGCCAGCTCTGGAGAGTGGTAGAAAGTTAGAGCCGAAGGCAGACCATGGCCCTCAAAGAGCATTGGGTAGTTATCAAAACATCCTGTACGGGCTGATGAGTGCTACTTAGAAAAGACAAAGCTGCCATCCAAAGTTAGCTAGGGTGTGGCAGCCTTTCCTTCCAGATGTGCACTTTGGAAGGGACACATCTGGCAAACTAGGCTACTGCAACAGTGTCACTTGTAAGCCACAGCCCACTGGCTTAATGGAGCGTTTCTACACAGTCACATTACACCTCTTCCTCACACACTAATCTAGCATCTGTCTGTTTCCAGGCAAAAGTCAAGGAGTTTTTCAATCTGGCTACCTAAGGAACTACCGCTTCCTATTTGCCGTCATGGCTGCTAAGATGCAGTCCCCAGACATGGAGACCTGGAGGCAAAATGTTCCCAGATGGTCCCCCACTGTGGAAGCCCTCACTGTTCAGGCAAGCCAGAGGTAGAGTTCGTTAGTCTTCCAGGCAGAGTACAAGACTCTCCTTCCTTTGGCCAACACACTGTCTGTTCACTTTTCGGTTTAACAAATTACTGGGGAAGCACAGTgcgaataggtttcagagtgttaGCCCTGTTAGTctttatcagcaaaaacaaaaaacatcaaggatctacaaactatcctgaaggacaatccctcactcactgctctggggagacaggccagtcctagtttac
This sequence is a window from Eretmochelys imbricata isolate rEreImb1 chromosome 13, rEreImb1.hap1, whole genome shotgun sequence. Protein-coding genes within it:
- the PPDPF gene encoding pancreatic progenitor cell differentiation and proliferation factor, with the protein product MAAIPSSGSLVATHDYYRRRLGSTSSNSSCGSAEYSGEVIPHHPGLPKSDPGHWWASFFFGKPTHPVMTTVSESPENSGTFQVANGVITCGLAQEVMRKRHASEPSKQSAGPSA